One region of Hymenobacter sediminicola genomic DNA includes:
- a CDS encoding 3-hydroxyacyl-CoA dehydrogenase/enoyl-CoA hydratase family protein, with protein sequence MNRTIKKVAVLGSGVMGSRIACHFANIGVQVLLLDIAPKELLPAEEAKGLKLDNPAVKNRIVNSSLQAAVAANPSPLYRKQDVSRIKTGNFDDNLKDIAGCDWTIEVVVERLDIKKSLFERVEQYRKPGTLITSNTSGIPIHMMTEGRSDDFRKHFCGTHFFNPPRYLKLLEIIPTPETDKSVVDFLMHYGDLYLGKTTVLAKDTPAFIANRVGVFAIMDVVQVMSELGLTVEEVDKLTGPVIGHAKSATFRTSDVVGLDTMINVANGLAQNLPNDEAKHVFQLPDFIKKMAENKWLGDKTAQGFYKKVKGAGGKSEIQALDLNTLEYKPSQKVKFATLEATKPIEKLADRFKVLAAGKDKAGDFYRKTFAGLFAYVSNRIPEITDSLYKIDDALRAGFGWDLGPFETWDALGVQKGLELAKVEGKTVAPWVEEMVAAGHTAFYKVSEAGVKQFYDIESKSYQAIPGMENFIILDNLRATGKVLWKNAGASVLDMGDGILNVEFHSKMNALGSDVIQGLLKGVELAEKDFRGLVVGNDAPNFSAGANLGLVYMFALDQEYDELNLMIAQFQQAMMRMRYSSIPVVGAPHGLALGGGCELNLHCDRVVAAAETYMGLVEFGVGLIPGGGGTKEMTLRTALKYEEGEPEYNLLRNAFMTVSTAKVSTSAHEAFDLGFLRRGDEVVVNSNRVLAQAKAAAIELAEDGYTQPLQKTNIKVQGKGALGMFLTGVHAMKEGRYISDHDVKIANKLAYIMCGGDLSSPTEVSEQYLLDLEREAFLSLTGERKTLERIQSILTTGKPLRN encoded by the coding sequence ATGAATCGTACCATCAAAAAAGTAGCCGTATTGGGCTCCGGGGTGATGGGCTCGCGCATTGCGTGCCACTTCGCCAACATCGGTGTGCAGGTACTGCTGCTCGACATTGCGCCCAAGGAGCTGCTGCCCGCTGAAGAGGCCAAAGGCCTGAAGCTGGACAACCCGGCCGTGAAGAACCGCATCGTGAACAGCTCGCTGCAGGCGGCCGTTGCGGCCAACCCCTCGCCGTTGTACCGCAAGCAGGACGTGAGCCGCATCAAGACCGGCAACTTTGACGATAACCTCAAGGACATTGCCGGCTGCGACTGGACGATTGAGGTGGTAGTAGAGCGTCTCGACATCAAAAAGAGCCTGTTTGAGCGCGTAGAGCAGTACCGCAAGCCCGGCACGCTCATCACGTCGAACACCTCGGGCATTCCGATTCACATGATGACGGAAGGCCGCTCTGACGACTTCCGCAAGCACTTCTGCGGCACGCACTTCTTCAACCCGCCCCGCTACCTGAAGCTGCTCGAAATCATCCCGACGCCGGAAACCGACAAGTCGGTGGTGGATTTCCTGATGCACTACGGCGACCTGTACTTGGGCAAAACCACAGTGCTGGCCAAAGACACGCCCGCTTTCATTGCCAACCGGGTGGGCGTTTTCGCCATCATGGACGTGGTGCAGGTGATGAGCGAGTTAGGCCTGACGGTGGAGGAAGTGGACAAGCTGACCGGGCCGGTTATCGGCCACGCCAAGTCGGCCACGTTCCGCACCTCTGATGTGGTAGGTCTGGATACGATGATCAACGTGGCCAACGGCCTCGCCCAGAACCTGCCCAACGACGAAGCCAAGCACGTGTTTCAGCTGCCCGACTTCATCAAGAAGATGGCCGAGAACAAATGGCTGGGCGACAAAACCGCCCAAGGCTTCTACAAGAAAGTGAAGGGCGCCGGCGGTAAGTCGGAAATTCAGGCCCTCGACCTGAATACGCTGGAATACAAGCCCAGTCAGAAGGTGAAGTTTGCCACTCTGGAAGCCACCAAGCCGATTGAAAAGCTGGCGGACCGCTTCAAGGTGCTGGCCGCCGGCAAAGACAAAGCCGGGGACTTCTACCGCAAGACCTTCGCCGGTCTGTTTGCCTACGTGAGCAACCGGATTCCGGAAATCACCGACTCGCTCTACAAGATTGACGACGCCCTGCGCGCCGGCTTCGGCTGGGACCTGGGCCCCTTCGAAACCTGGGATGCCTTGGGCGTGCAGAAGGGTCTGGAGCTGGCCAAGGTTGAAGGCAAAACCGTAGCGCCGTGGGTAGAGGAGATGGTAGCCGCCGGCCACACCGCCTTCTACAAAGTGAGCGAAGCGGGCGTGAAGCAGTTCTACGACATCGAGTCGAAGAGCTACCAGGCCATTCCGGGCATGGAGAACTTCATTATTCTGGATAACCTGCGCGCCACGGGCAAAGTGCTGTGGAAAAACGCTGGGGCCTCGGTACTCGACATGGGCGACGGGATTCTGAATGTGGAGTTCCACTCGAAGATGAACGCACTGGGTTCCGACGTCATCCAGGGCCTGCTGAAAGGCGTGGAGCTGGCCGAAAAGGACTTCCGCGGCCTCGTGGTGGGCAACGACGCGCCGAACTTCTCGGCTGGGGCCAACCTGGGCCTCGTGTACATGTTCGCGCTGGACCAGGAGTACGACGAGCTGAACCTGATGATTGCCCAGTTCCAGCAGGCTATGATGCGGATGCGCTACAGCAGCATTCCGGTGGTGGGCGCACCCCACGGCTTGGCCCTGGGCGGCGGCTGCGAGCTGAACCTGCACTGCGACCGGGTAGTTGCGGCGGCCGAAACCTACATGGGCCTTGTGGAATTCGGCGTGGGCCTGATTCCGGGCGGTGGCGGCACCAAGGAAATGACCTTGCGCACCGCCCTCAAATACGAGGAAGGTGAGCCGGAGTACAACCTGCTGCGCAACGCCTTCATGACGGTGAGCACCGCCAAAGTATCCACCTCGGCCCACGAAGCCTTCGACCTGGGCTTCCTGCGCCGCGGCGACGAAGTGGTGGTGAACTCCAACCGCGTACTGGCTCAGGCCAAAGCCGCCGCCATTGAGCTGGCCGAGGATGGCTACACCCAGCCGCTGCAGAAAACCAACATCAAGGTGCAGGGCAAAGGCGCTCTGGGCATGTTCCTGACCGGCGTACACGCCATGAAGGAAGGCCGCTACATCTCCGACCACGACGTGAAAATTGCCAACAAGTTGGCCTATATCATGTGCGGCGGCGACCTGAGCAGTCCCACCGAAGTATCGGAGCAGTACCTGCTGGACCTGGAGCGCGAAGCCTTCCTCAGCCTCACCGGCGAGCGGAAAACGCTGGAGCGTATTCAGTCGATTCTGACGACCGGCAAACCCTTGAGAAACTAG
- a CDS encoding MarR family winged helix-turn-helix transcriptional regulator yields MTPEETVDYNIKVAWHAISRMYNTQAAKHDITTSIGFVLLNIDQENGTPATKIAPLLGLETRSLTRILRSMEEKGLIYKQADTQDKRSVRIFLTEEGLRGKEISRQTVRHFNLKVREKIPQSELNVFFKVVAQITGMIEGKTLYDDFKLKPQRSESPA; encoded by the coding sequence ATGACTCCCGAAGAAACCGTCGATTATAACATCAAAGTTGCCTGGCACGCCATTTCGCGTATGTACAATACGCAGGCGGCCAAGCACGACATCACCACGAGCATTGGCTTTGTGTTGCTGAACATCGACCAGGAAAACGGCACGCCCGCTACGAAGATAGCACCGCTGCTAGGATTGGAAACACGTTCCTTGACGCGCATTCTGCGCTCTATGGAAGAAAAAGGCCTGATCTATAAACAGGCTGACACCCAGGACAAACGCTCGGTACGCATCTTCCTGACCGAGGAAGGCCTGCGTGGCAAGGAAATTTCCCGCCAAACGGTGCGCCACTTCAACCTGAAAGTGCGCGAGAAAATCCCGCAGAGTGAGTTGAATGTGTTCTTCAAGGTAGTAGCCCAGATTACGGGCATGATTGAGGGAAAAACCCTCTACGACGATTTCAAGCTGAAACCTCAGCGCTCCGAGTCGCCGGCGTAG
- a CDS encoding AMP-dependent synthetase/ligase: protein MDIRRTFDILPNLQQKYNKPDCFAAKINGQYTPISTDTVVEQVNLVSLGLRSLGIGKDDKVAIISMNRPEWMFADFGIAQLGATSVPMYPSITVEDYKYIFTDAGVKAVFVADTKLLDKVREATQGLNIPPDNIFTFDKVLGARHFSELLELGKKGNPADLEPIKAAVQPEDLLTLIYTSGTTGQPKGVMLTHNNLLSNCRNSQRFVPVTKDDKALSFLPLCHIFERMVTHLYLINGVSIYYAESMETIADNLREVKPEIFTTVPRLLEKVYDKIVAKGHTLEGVKKSLFFWALDLGLKYDNQKDHGFFYNTQLKLANKLIFNKWREALGGNLRCIVSGGGALQPRLARVFWSAGIRVMEGYGLTETSPVIAVGGYEPENNMIGTVGPIIDNTEVKIAADGEILTKSESVMKGYYNKPELTAKEFDEEGWFHTGDIGEMVEGKFLKITDRKKEMFKTSGGKYIAPQVLEGKLKESPLVEQCMVVGDGQKFPSALVIPSFDDLKGWCKRNGVDCNCSNEELVKNEKVVKMYEDLVHKYNGGFAQWEQVKKIALLPQLWTVETGEMTPTMKVKRKAITENNKGLIESLYQHAVKP from the coding sequence ATGGACATTCGCCGTACGTTCGATATTCTGCCCAATCTGCAGCAGAAGTACAACAAACCTGACTGCTTCGCGGCCAAAATCAACGGCCAGTACACGCCCATCAGCACCGATACGGTGGTAGAACAGGTGAATCTGGTGAGCCTCGGCCTGCGCAGCTTAGGCATCGGGAAAGATGACAAAGTCGCCATCATTTCTATGAACCGTCCCGAGTGGATGTTCGCCGATTTTGGTATTGCGCAGCTAGGTGCTACCAGCGTACCTATGTACCCAAGCATTACGGTAGAAGACTATAAATACATCTTCACCGATGCCGGAGTAAAAGCCGTTTTTGTGGCCGATACGAAGTTGCTGGACAAAGTGCGGGAGGCCACGCAGGGCTTGAACATTCCGCCTGACAATATTTTTACTTTTGACAAAGTACTAGGTGCCCGGCATTTCTCCGAACTGCTGGAACTGGGCAAAAAAGGGAATCCTGCAGATTTAGAGCCCATAAAAGCGGCCGTGCAGCCTGAAGATCTGCTGACGCTTATCTATACTTCCGGTACTACTGGCCAGCCGAAGGGCGTAATGCTAACGCATAACAACCTGCTCAGCAACTGCCGCAATTCCCAACGCTTCGTGCCCGTCACGAAGGACGATAAAGCCTTGAGTTTCCTGCCGCTCTGCCACATCTTCGAGCGGATGGTAACGCATCTGTACCTTATCAACGGCGTGAGCATCTACTACGCCGAGAGCATGGAAACCATTGCCGACAACCTGCGCGAGGTAAAACCCGAAATCTTTACCACTGTGCCGCGCCTGCTCGAAAAGGTCTACGACAAGATTGTAGCGAAAGGGCACACGCTGGAAGGCGTCAAGAAGAGCCTGTTTTTCTGGGCCCTGGATCTGGGCCTGAAGTACGACAACCAGAAAGACCACGGCTTCTTCTACAACACGCAGCTCAAGCTGGCCAATAAGCTCATCTTCAACAAGTGGCGCGAGGCCCTTGGCGGCAACCTGCGGTGTATTGTGAGTGGGGGCGGGGCCCTGCAGCCTCGCTTAGCCCGCGTGTTCTGGTCGGCCGGCATTCGGGTGATGGAAGGCTACGGGCTTACCGAAACCTCTCCCGTTATTGCAGTTGGCGGCTACGAGCCCGAAAACAACATGATTGGCACCGTGGGCCCTATCATCGACAACACCGAGGTGAAAATTGCTGCTGACGGCGAGATTCTAACCAAGTCGGAGTCGGTGATGAAAGGCTACTACAACAAGCCTGAGCTGACGGCCAAGGAATTCGACGAGGAAGGTTGGTTCCATACCGGCGACATCGGCGAGATGGTAGAAGGCAAATTCCTCAAAATCACCGACCGCAAGAAGGAGATGTTCAAGACCTCGGGCGGCAAATACATTGCCCCGCAGGTGCTGGAAGGCAAGCTGAAAGAGTCGCCGCTGGTAGAGCAGTGCATGGTGGTCGGCGACGGCCAGAAATTCCCGTCGGCCCTCGTCATTCCTTCCTTCGACGACCTCAAAGGCTGGTGCAAGCGCAACGGTGTGGACTGCAACTGCTCCAATGAGGAGTTAGTCAAAAACGAAAAGGTGGTGAAGATGTACGAAGACCTTGTGCACAAGTACAACGGTGGATTCGCACAATGGGAGCAGGTCAAGAAAATTGCCTTGCTGCCCCAGCTCTGGACCGTGGAAACCGGCGAAATGACGCCCACCATGAAGGTCAAGCGCAAAGCTATTACTGAGAATAATAAGGGGCTGATTGAAAGTCTGTACCAGCATGCTGTAAAGCCCTAA
- a CDS encoding formimidoylglutamase, which yields MNLAIFFDPLHEELPSATASATALAAYISAFLDVFPDWRAADMALIGLDEWRGSAAGQPALQGADEVRRRFYQLQKGTGPARIVDLGNLRPGLTLDDTYQRLREIVAVLLEHNTVPILLGGSHDLDYGQFLAYETLDRPISFAAVDARVDMAEQDCAVPEESHLRRMLMHEPSFLFNFAQLAHQQYLVAPDVLAALEKLHFETLRVGQIRDDIRQSEPLLRQADFVSFDIAALRWNDAPGYYPANPFGLTNEEAAKLAWYAGCNDQLSSFGLYGYRPDYDTHGLAASVLATMLWYFVEGYYHRRRETDFRGPNFIRYAAGLHSPPELASLDEDKEDGPDRIVFYKSQQTERWWMEVVNLTGEVKRIVPCSYEDYFHASQGDLPNRWILTQALLG from the coding sequence ATGAATCTGGCCATTTTTTTTGATCCGCTCCACGAAGAGCTACCGTCTGCTACTGCCAGTGCCACTGCGTTGGCAGCATATATTTCGGCTTTCCTGGATGTTTTTCCTGACTGGCGGGCGGCAGATATGGCGCTTATCGGGCTGGATGAATGGCGCGGTAGCGCCGCAGGCCAGCCTGCTCTACAAGGCGCCGATGAAGTACGCCGCCGCTTTTACCAACTGCAGAAAGGCACCGGCCCGGCCCGTATTGTTGACTTAGGCAACCTGCGGCCCGGCCTTACACTCGATGACACCTACCAGCGTCTGCGCGAAATTGTGGCCGTATTGCTGGAGCATAACACAGTACCTATTCTGCTAGGCGGCTCCCATGACTTAGACTATGGGCAGTTTCTGGCCTACGAAACGCTCGACCGGCCTATTAGCTTTGCTGCCGTAGATGCGCGAGTAGATATGGCCGAGCAGGATTGTGCCGTGCCGGAAGAGAGCCATCTGCGGCGCATGCTTATGCATGAGCCTAGCTTCCTGTTCAATTTCGCGCAGTTGGCGCACCAGCAATACTTGGTGGCGCCGGATGTACTAGCGGCGTTGGAAAAGCTGCATTTTGAAACCCTCCGCGTGGGCCAGATCCGCGACGACATCCGGCAGTCGGAACCACTGCTTCGCCAAGCCGATTTCGTGAGCTTTGATATTGCGGCCCTGCGCTGGAACGACGCGCCAGGCTATTATCCGGCCAACCCGTTTGGGCTTACCAACGAAGAGGCCGCCAAGTTGGCTTGGTATGCCGGCTGCAACGACCAACTCAGCTCCTTCGGCCTGTACGGCTACCGGCCTGACTACGATACGCACGGCCTCGCGGCGTCTGTTCTGGCCACTATGCTCTGGTATTTTGTGGAGGGCTACTACCACCGGCGCCGCGAAACCGATTTCCGAGGGCCCAACTTCATCCGTTATGCAGCCGGATTGCACAGCCCTCCTGAGCTTGCTTCTTTAGACGAAGACAAGGAAGATGGGCCCGACCGTATTGTATTTTACAAGTCGCAACAGACGGAGCGGTGGTGGATGGAAGTAGTGAACCTGACTGGGGAAGTGAAGCGCATTGTGCCGTGTAGCTATGAAGACTACTTCCATGCTTCCCAAGGTGACCTGCCCAACCGTTGGATTCTCACGCAGGCCCTGCTCGGCTGA
- a CDS encoding cytochrome b5 domain-containing protein codes for MTPTTEPGTIQAELPAYTRGQLALRNGQDRDEIWVAYRGLIYDVTRSRLWRRGNHYEHWAGQDLTQELDRDAPHTPNVFDNFSVIGRLA; via the coding sequence ATGACCCCGACAACGGAACCAGGAACCATCCAAGCCGAGCTACCCGCCTACACGCGCGGCCAGCTGGCCCTGCGCAACGGCCAGGACCGGGACGAAATATGGGTAGCCTACCGAGGGCTCATCTATGATGTGACACGCTCCCGCCTATGGCGCCGCGGCAACCATTACGAGCATTGGGCAGGCCAAGACCTTACTCAGGAGCTCGACCGGGATGCGCCCCACACGCCTAATGTGTTCGATAATTTTTCTGTTATCGGCCGGCTTGCGTAG
- the murQ gene encoding N-acetylmuramic acid 6-phosphate etherase, with protein sequence MNTTESASLFNNLETLSTRELLEGINSVDQTVPQVVAKALPQIEALVEATVTRLGAGGRLFYIGAGTSGRLGVLDASECPPTFGVPHGLVVGLIAGGDTAIRRAVENAEDDAEQAWRDLAAYDITDKDIVVGIAASGRTPYVIGGLEQARQHGLATGCIVCNAGSAVAAVAEFPVEVVTGPEFVTGSTRLKAGTAQKLVLNMLTTATFIRLGRVKGNKMVDMQLSNAKLIDRGEKMLMDELGVGQDEAAQLLQQHGSVRAALAAKR encoded by the coding sequence ATGAACACAACTGAAAGCGCCTCTCTTTTCAATAACCTCGAAACGCTGAGCACACGCGAGCTACTGGAAGGCATCAACAGTGTAGACCAGACCGTGCCGCAAGTGGTAGCCAAGGCCCTACCTCAGATTGAGGCCTTGGTTGAAGCGACCGTAACACGATTAGGCGCGGGAGGCCGGCTGTTCTACATCGGGGCTGGTACCAGCGGCAGACTAGGTGTGCTGGACGCCTCCGAGTGCCCTCCCACATTCGGGGTGCCGCACGGATTGGTAGTTGGGCTGATTGCAGGAGGAGACACGGCCATCCGTAGGGCAGTGGAAAACGCGGAAGATGATGCCGAGCAGGCATGGCGCGACTTGGCAGCCTACGACATTACAGACAAGGATATTGTGGTAGGTATTGCGGCTTCAGGCCGTACGCCCTACGTGATAGGCGGACTGGAACAGGCCCGGCAGCATGGATTGGCCACGGGCTGTATTGTTTGCAATGCGGGCTCTGCGGTTGCGGCCGTAGCGGAGTTTCCGGTGGAAGTAGTAACGGGGCCGGAGTTCGTGACGGGCAGTACCCGCCTGAAGGCCGGCACAGCCCAGAAGCTCGTGCTCAATATGCTGACTACCGCCACATTTATCCGGCTGGGACGAGTGAAGGGCAACAAGATGGTGGATATGCAGCTATCCAATGCGAAGCTGATAGACCGGGGCGAAAAGATGCTGATGGATGAACTGGGCGTCGGCCAGGACGAAGCAGCGCAGTTGCTACAGCAACACGGTTCAGTGCGAGCAGCGTTGGCAGCTAAGCGCTAG
- the der gene encoding ribosome biogenesis GTPase Der encodes MKNTIAIVGRPNVGKSTLFNRLVGQRKAIMDDESGVTRDRHYGYGDWVGKYYTVIDTGGYVHNSDDIFEGEINKQVKLAIDEADVVLFMVDAMAGVHSLDEEFANVLRRYQGKKPIYVVANKADTNSRIHSAGEFYALGVGDGEIFAVSSASGSGTGDLLDAVVSHFEEEGVEEPDAGIPKIAVVGRPNVGKSSFVNLLLGTERSIVTDVAGTTRDSIQARYNAFGKEFILVDTAGLRRKTKVHEDVEFYSVLRSIRALEESDICIVMLDATRGIEAQDLNIIGLADKNRKGIVILVNKWDLIENKETNTAKEFEDKIREKIAPISYPPIIFISVLNKQRVHKAIEMAIEVYDNKRRKIPTSELNEVMLKEIEKYPPPIQKGKLVRIKYATQLPTHNPVFAFFCNLPQYVKESYSRYLENRLREHFDFTGVPIGIVFRKK; translated from the coding sequence ATGAAGAATACCATTGCAATTGTGGGACGCCCCAATGTGGGCAAATCCACGCTTTTCAACCGCCTCGTCGGCCAACGCAAGGCCATCATGGACGATGAAAGCGGCGTCACCCGCGACCGGCACTATGGCTACGGCGACTGGGTAGGCAAGTATTACACCGTCATCGACACGGGCGGCTACGTGCACAACTCCGACGATATCTTCGAAGGTGAAATCAACAAACAGGTAAAGCTGGCCATTGACGAGGCCGATGTCGTGCTGTTCATGGTAGATGCCATGGCTGGTGTGCACAGCCTCGACGAAGAGTTTGCCAATGTATTGCGCCGCTACCAGGGCAAAAAGCCCATTTATGTAGTAGCCAACAAGGCAGATACCAACTCCCGGATCCACTCGGCGGGCGAATTTTACGCTCTGGGCGTTGGCGACGGCGAAATATTCGCAGTTTCCTCGGCCAGCGGCTCCGGCACCGGCGACCTGCTCGATGCTGTAGTAAGCCACTTTGAGGAAGAAGGAGTAGAGGAGCCCGATGCCGGCATCCCAAAAATTGCCGTGGTCGGCCGCCCGAACGTGGGTAAGTCGTCGTTCGTGAACCTGCTGCTAGGTACCGAGCGCAGCATCGTGACGGACGTTGCGGGTACCACCCGCGACTCTATCCAGGCGCGCTACAATGCTTTCGGCAAGGAATTCATTCTAGTGGATACGGCCGGTCTGCGCCGCAAGACCAAGGTGCACGAAGACGTAGAGTTCTACTCCGTATTGCGCTCCATCCGGGCACTGGAAGAGTCGGATATCTGCATCGTGATGCTCGATGCTACCCGTGGTATTGAAGCCCAGGACCTGAACATCATCGGACTGGCCGATAAGAACCGCAAGGGCATCGTGATTCTGGTGAACAAGTGGGACCTGATTGAGAACAAGGAAACCAATACGGCCAAGGAGTTCGAGGATAAAATCCGCGAGAAAATAGCGCCGATCAGCTATCCGCCCATCATTTTTATTTCGGTGCTCAACAAGCAGCGCGTGCACAAGGCCATCGAAATGGCCATTGAAGTGTACGACAACAAGCGCCGCAAAATCCCGACTTCGGAGCTGAACGAGGTGATGTTGAAGGAAATTGAGAAGTACCCGCCGCCCATTCAGAAAGGCAAGCTGGTGCGCATCAAATACGCTACGCAGCTCCCCACGCACAACCCCGTATTCGCTTTCTTCTGCAACCTACCGCAGTATGTGAAGGAGAGCTACTCGCGCTATCTAGAGAACCGCCTGCGGGAGCATTTCGACTTTACGGGCGTTCCAATTGGTATTGTATTCCGCAAGAAATAA
- the era gene encoding GTPase Era, producing the protein MNTEPTPHRAGFVSIIGKPNVGKSTLMNALMGERLSIVTSKAQTTRHRILGILNGENFQLVYSDTPGIIQPKYELHNAMMSFVYSSLEDADVVLFVTDIYEKYDEEPVVERLRKMVNTPIFLLVNKIDQADQAEVEAKVEYWQEHLPNATRVLPISALEKFGTGELLDLVLAKLPEHPAYYPKDELTDKPERFFAAEMIREKIFKLYKKEVPYSCEVEIEEFKEDENIIRMRSIIYVERASQKGIIIGQQGTALKKVGTWAREEMEKFFQKKVFLEIYVKVNENWRTDPKALTRFGYNQ; encoded by the coding sequence GTGAATACCGAACCAACACCGCACCGCGCTGGCTTCGTGAGCATTATCGGCAAGCCCAACGTGGGCAAGTCCACGCTCATGAACGCCCTGATGGGCGAACGGCTCAGCATCGTTACGAGCAAAGCCCAGACCACGCGCCACCGTATCCTGGGCATCCTCAACGGCGAAAATTTCCAGCTTGTCTACTCCGACACGCCCGGCATTATTCAGCCTAAATACGAGCTGCACAACGCCATGATGTCGTTTGTATACTCGTCGCTGGAAGATGCCGACGTTGTACTCTTCGTGACTGATATCTACGAAAAGTATGACGAGGAGCCGGTAGTGGAGCGCCTGCGCAAGATGGTGAACACGCCTATTTTCCTGCTCGTCAATAAAATAGATCAGGCCGACCAGGCCGAAGTGGAAGCCAAGGTGGAATATTGGCAGGAGCATCTGCCCAATGCCACCCGCGTGCTACCAATTTCGGCGCTGGAAAAGTTCGGGACCGGTGAGCTGCTGGATCTGGTGCTGGCTAAGCTGCCCGAACACCCGGCTTACTACCCCAAAGATGAGCTAACGGACAAGCCCGAGCGGTTTTTCGCGGCCGAGATGATCCGGGAGAAAATCTTCAAGCTCTATAAGAAAGAGGTTCCCTACAGCTGCGAAGTGGAGATTGAGGAGTTCAAGGAAGATGAAAACATCATCCGAATGCGCTCCATCATCTACGTAGAGCGCGCCAGTCAAAAAGGCATCATCATCGGGCAGCAGGGCACGGCGCTGAAGAAAGTAGGCACTTGGGCCCGCGAGGAAATGGAGAAGTTTTTCCAGAAAAAAGTGTTCCTCGAAATCTACGTCAAAGTCAACGAGAACTGGCGCACTGATCCGAAGGCTCTCACCCGCTTCGGCTACAATCAATAA
- the hemH gene encoding ferrochelatase, giving the protein MPTSAPTNGRIGVLLVNLGTPDSPQTSDVRRYLNEFLTDARVIDMPAAIRYPLFQGLVVPLRAPKSAKIYQQLWTERGSPLLYHGLDLQKLVQEKLGNDYLVAFGMRYQKPSIESALQELRDAAVDRIIVLPLFPQYAAASTGSVQEKVMELVSKWWIVPSISFISTFVEDSGFIGTFATLGKEEMAKHDYDHVVFSYHGIPERHVLKGSHKNYCKLGTCCASYNKNNRYCYRAQCFETSRQLGKALGLQPEQYTTTFQSRLQSRLRDPWLQPYTDEVIKEMPAKGIKSVLAFSPAFVADCLETTIEVGEEFKEMFEEAGGQHWQLVPSLNSHPQWVQAVADMIRRN; this is encoded by the coding sequence ATGCCCACTTCCGCTCCCACTAACGGCCGCATTGGTGTCCTGCTCGTGAACCTCGGCACCCCCGATTCGCCCCAGACCAGCGACGTGCGCCGCTACCTTAACGAGTTTCTGACCGATGCCCGTGTGATTGACATGCCGGCCGCCATCCGCTACCCACTATTTCAGGGGCTGGTGGTGCCGCTACGTGCGCCAAAGTCGGCCAAGATTTACCAGCAACTCTGGACGGAGCGTGGCTCGCCGCTGCTCTACCACGGCTTGGATCTGCAGAAACTGGTGCAGGAGAAGCTGGGCAACGACTACCTAGTGGCTTTCGGGATGCGCTACCAGAAGCCCAGTATCGAAAGTGCCCTGCAGGAACTGCGCGACGCGGCTGTGGATCGGATTATCGTGCTACCGCTGTTTCCGCAGTACGCGGCGGCCAGCACGGGCTCGGTGCAGGAAAAGGTGATGGAGCTGGTAAGCAAGTGGTGGATAGTGCCCAGCATTTCCTTCATCAGCACGTTTGTGGAAGACTCCGGCTTTATTGGCACGTTTGCCACGCTGGGCAAAGAGGAAATGGCTAAGCACGACTACGACCATGTCGTGTTCAGCTACCACGGCATTCCGGAGCGCCACGTGCTAAAGGGCAGCCACAAAAACTACTGCAAACTGGGCACCTGCTGCGCCAGCTACAACAAAAACAACCGCTACTGCTACCGCGCCCAGTGCTTCGAAACGTCGCGGCAGCTGGGTAAGGCGCTGGGCCTACAGCCGGAGCAATACACTACCACCTTCCAGAGCCGCCTGCAAAGCCGCCTCCGCGACCCATGGCTGCAGCCCTACACCGACGAGGTTATCAAGGAAATGCCGGCCAAGGGCATCAAAAGCGTGCTGGCTTTCTCCCCCGCCTTCGTGGCCGACTGCCTAGAAACCACGATTGAGGTGGGCGAGGAATTCAAGGAAATGTTTGAGGAAGCCGGCGGGCAGCACTGGCAGCTGGTGCCCAGCCTGAACTCGCACCCGCAATGGGTGCAGGCCGTAGCCGATATGATTCGGCGGAACTAA
- a CDS encoding PRC-barrel domain-containing protein encodes MHLRRLRDLTDYEVADGNPDVRGWTVRGGDGRPFGEVTELIVEEETLKVRYLDVELDASLHINDRERHILIPIGVAALDDDGDNLFVPSLTLDSVLDYPPYQEFQITREYEEAMLRALRLELPEHFTGPFYEQPSFDEQHFYHTRRPAGLPASFRRREP; translated from the coding sequence ATGCACCTGCGCCGCCTGCGCGACCTAACCGACTACGAAGTAGCCGACGGCAACCCCGATGTGCGGGGCTGGACGGTGCGTGGCGGCGACGGCCGCCCGTTTGGTGAAGTCACGGAGCTGATAGTAGAAGAGGAAACGCTGAAAGTACGCTACCTGGATGTAGAGCTGGATGCGAGCCTTCATATCAACGACCGGGAGCGGCACATCTTGATTCCCATTGGGGTAGCCGCGCTGGACGATGACGGCGACAACCTGTTTGTGCCTTCGCTCACGCTGGACTCGGTGCTGGACTACCCGCCGTATCAGGAGTTCCAGATTACCCGCGAATACGAAGAAGCTATGCTTCGGGCGTTGCGGCTGGAGCTGCCGGAGCACTTCACGGGCCCGTTCTACGAGCAGCCTTCCTTCGATGAGCAGCATTTCTACCATACCCGTCGCCCCGCCGGGCTGCCCGCCAGCTTCCGCCGCCGTGAGCCGTAG